A single window of Paenibacillus sp. SYP-B4298 DNA harbors:
- a CDS encoding AzlD domain-containing protein: MTVHPQVLMVIIGCMVVTALPRILPFIIMQRLQMPQLVLRWLSYIPICILTALVIESTLIQHDGRVDLDYETLTAIVPTLATAVLSKSLLATVAVGILTMAALRLLSIFAA, from the coding sequence ATGACTGTTCACCCGCAAGTACTGATGGTTATTATCGGCTGCATGGTTGTCACAGCGCTTCCCCGCATCTTGCCGTTTATTATCATGCAGCGCCTACAGATGCCTCAACTTGTGCTCCGCTGGCTGTCTTATATACCCATCTGCATCCTGACGGCGCTCGTCATCGAGAGTACGCTCATCCAACATGATGGGCGGGTCGATCTGGACTATGAGACACTTACCGCTATCGTGCCGACCCTTGCTACAGCCGTTCTGAGCAAGAGCCTGTTAGCCACTGTAGCTGTAGGCATCCTAACGATGGCCGCTTTGCGCCTGTTGTCCATCTTCGCCGCCTAA
- a CDS encoding sigma-70 family RNA polymerase sigma factor, with product MTSDSSADPARGSSLDVGQLYRQYKAYAFSIAYRMMGSVVEAEDIVQDCFVALQSIAPGDECSATPEIANPKGYIAKLVVHRSLNVLHSARNQRESYVGEWLPEPMAEGSHSPEEEIEHKEMVSYAYLVMLERLSPVERAVFVLREAFGHEYRDIAAWIGKTESNCRQLFSRAKRSLSKSMSALNDAHPDFAAKEQLLTQFTTAFMNYDVPAMMELLAQEPVFTADGGGEVRTVMRTMKVRKGVLALLTSPRTLTALRQLEWRPISLNGELHIALLQEGRLMGVLCVQADATGTRIEGVYLQVNPNKLGRVMSKRK from the coding sequence ATGACAAGCGATTCATCTGCCGATCCAGCTCGAGGTTCTTCTCTGGACGTTGGTCAACTATACAGGCAATACAAGGCCTATGCTTTTTCGATTGCCTATCGCATGATGGGAAGCGTGGTGGAGGCGGAGGATATTGTGCAGGATTGTTTTGTGGCCCTGCAGAGCATCGCGCCAGGTGATGAATGCTCGGCAACGCCGGAGATTGCCAACCCGAAGGGTTATATTGCGAAGCTGGTTGTTCATCGCAGTCTCAATGTGCTCCACTCTGCGCGCAATCAGCGGGAAAGCTATGTGGGCGAGTGGCTCCCGGAGCCAATGGCAGAGGGGAGCCACTCGCCCGAGGAGGAGATAGAGCACAAGGAAATGGTATCCTATGCCTACCTCGTCATGCTGGAGCGGCTCTCGCCTGTGGAGCGCGCGGTCTTCGTGCTCAGAGAGGCCTTCGGACATGAGTATCGCGACATTGCGGCGTGGATAGGGAAAACCGAGAGCAATTGCCGCCAGCTATTTAGCCGGGCGAAGCGGAGCTTGTCGAAGAGCATGTCTGCTTTGAACGATGCGCACCCTGATTTCGCTGCCAAGGAACAACTGCTGACGCAGTTTACCACCGCATTTATGAATTATGATGTGCCCGCCATGATGGAGCTATTGGCTCAAGAACCGGTGTTCACTGCGGACGGTGGCGGCGAGGTGCGCACCGTCATGAGAACGATGAAGGTTCGCAAGGGCGTTCTTGCACTGTTGACATCTCCTCGCACGCTGACTGCCCTGCGCCAGTTGGAGTGGAGACCCATCTCCCTCAATGGGGAGCTGCACATTGCACTGCTGCAGGAGGGCAGGCTGATGGGCGTCCTCTGCGTGCAGGCTGATGCAACCGGTACAAGGATTGAGGGGGTCTATCTGCAGGTGAACCCGAATAAGCTGGGCAGGGTCATGAGCAAACGCAAATGA
- a CDS encoding carboxymuconolactone decarboxylase family protein, whose protein sequence is MNMRMNYRKASPATLQAMMTLEQHTSGRIEDKVLVELIKIRVSQINGCAFCVDMHAKDLMKMGDYWNHIVLLSVWREAPLFTQEQRVALELAEAVTLISENGVSDDVFERVREQFGEIGVIDLVMVINTINNWNRIAITTGMFPGCLD, encoded by the coding sequence ATGAACATGAGAATGAACTATCGCAAGGCAAGTCCGGCAACGCTGCAAGCGATGATGACGCTGGAACAGCATACCTCGGGGAGAATCGAGGATAAAGTACTCGTGGAGCTGATCAAAATCCGCGTCTCGCAGATCAATGGCTGTGCGTTTTGTGTAGATATGCACGCCAAAGATTTGATGAAGATGGGTGACTATTGGAATCATATCGTGCTGCTCAGTGTGTGGAGGGAGGCGCCTCTGTTCACACAAGAGCAGAGAGTTGCGTTGGAATTGGCCGAGGCCGTCACCTTGATCTCTGAGAATGGCGTATCGGATGATGTGTTTGAGCGGGTGCGCGAGCAGTTCGGCGAGATTGGTGTGATCGATCTGGTGATGGTTATCAATACGATCAACAACTGGAACCGGATTGCCATTACAACGGGCATGTTCCCTGGCTGCTTGGATTAA
- the hflX gene encoding GTPase HflX: MRTEWTKVLLAGVQTGNQQQFDYAMEELAQLAYACELETSGQFSQKTARPHPSTYFGSGKLEELRALLAAHDYPDVVFNDELSPSQIRNLESALQCRIIDRTMLILEIFSRRAKTREAQLQVEVARLQYMLPRLVGSRQSLGRQGGGSGLKNRGAGETKLELDRRRALERIATLSAELEKLAERRHLLRKQRRHNEVPVVCLVGYTNAGKSSMMNALLKLCDQADSKQVFAHDMLFATLETRSRGIQLPGNRSLVVTDTVGFVDRLPHHLVKAFRSTLEEVAEADLLLHVVDVANPDHERHIQVTRDTLRELGADHIQELLLCNKADLTNEPYPRVEEEAIYLSAGKAAGLEELTAALDTRLFNHYARHELLVPYRSSHIVAYLQRRTEVAELSYEEEGTRMVVLCDSAELERYKHEVQIL, encoded by the coding sequence ATGAGAACAGAATGGACGAAAGTGCTGCTTGCCGGTGTACAGACGGGCAACCAGCAGCAATTTGACTATGCGATGGAGGAGCTTGCTCAGCTCGCATACGCTTGTGAGCTGGAGACTTCGGGTCAATTCTCCCAAAAGACGGCTCGCCCGCATCCCTCCACCTATTTTGGCAGCGGAAAGCTGGAGGAGCTCAGAGCGCTGCTGGCGGCTCACGATTATCCTGATGTCGTATTTAACGATGAGCTGTCCCCTTCGCAGATTCGCAATCTTGAGTCGGCGCTGCAATGCCGAATTATTGACCGGACGATGCTCATTCTTGAAATATTCTCGCGGCGGGCGAAGACGCGGGAAGCGCAGCTCCAGGTGGAGGTTGCGCGACTGCAATATATGCTACCGCGTCTGGTTGGCAGCCGCCAGTCACTGGGTCGCCAGGGCGGCGGCTCAGGACTCAAGAACCGCGGTGCTGGCGAGACTAAGCTGGAGCTGGATCGTCGCCGCGCCCTGGAGCGCATCGCTACGCTAAGTGCTGAACTTGAGAAGCTGGCAGAACGACGTCATCTCCTGCGCAAGCAGCGGCGCCATAATGAGGTGCCTGTTGTATGTCTGGTCGGTTATACGAATGCTGGCAAATCCTCGATGATGAATGCACTGCTGAAGCTGTGCGACCAGGCGGATTCCAAGCAGGTATTTGCTCATGATATGCTGTTCGCTACATTGGAGACGAGGTCGCGCGGCATTCAATTGCCCGGCAATCGTTCGCTGGTGGTCACCGATACGGTCGGATTCGTCGACAGGCTGCCGCATCATCTGGTGAAGGCGTTCCGCTCCACACTGGAGGAGGTCGCCGAGGCGGATCTCCTGCTGCATGTTGTCGATGTTGCCAACCCGGATCACGAGCGTCACATACAGGTGACCCGGGACACGCTGCGCGAGCTTGGGGCCGATCACATTCAGGAATTGCTCCTCTGTAACAAGGCTGACCTGACCAATGAGCCCTATCCGCGTGTTGAAGAAGAAGCCATCTACCTGTCCGCAGGCAAGGCAGCAGGGCTGGAGGAGTTGACGGCAGCGCTGGATACGCGCCTGTTCAACCATTATGCCCGTCACGAGCTGCTCGTGCCCTATCGTAGCAGCCACATCGTCGCTTATCTCCAGAGGCGCACCGAGGTAGCCGAGCTGTCCTATGAGGAGGAGGGCACTCGCATGGTTGTTCTGTGCGACAGCGCGGAGCTGGAGCGCTACAAGCATGAGGTGCAGATTCTGTAG
- a CDS encoding DoxX family protein, producing MIRKWWTENVGASALLALLRIYLGWQWLVPGWHKLTGDTPFDASGFLTNAINNPVVEKGSGALVYPTFTAFINNFALPNVKLINFLIPLGEFLVGLGLMLGCLTIAATFFGLLMNIMFMFAGTVSTNPWLMLLGFLVIAGGANAGRFGLDYYVRPLLRKGWNKLKHRGTPTGTNRPVQAG from the coding sequence ATGATTAGAAAATGGTGGACGGAAAATGTAGGTGCTTCGGCACTGCTTGCACTGCTAAGAATTTATCTGGGCTGGCAATGGCTAGTGCCTGGTTGGCATAAGCTTACAGGGGACACGCCGTTTGATGCGAGTGGATTTTTGACTAATGCGATTAACAATCCGGTTGTCGAGAAGGGAAGTGGAGCTTTAGTTTATCCTACCTTTACTGCATTTATTAACAATTTCGCCTTGCCTAATGTGAAGCTGATTAACTTCCTAATCCCGCTTGGAGAGTTTCTGGTAGGTCTCGGCCTGATGCTCGGCTGCCTGACCATCGCTGCTACCTTCTTCGGATTGCTGATGAACATCATGTTCATGTTTGCGGGAACCGTATCGACCAACCCTTGGCTGATGCTCCTCGGATTCCTCGTCATCGCAGGTGGCGCCAATGCCGGACGCTTCGGACTCGATTACTATGTCAGACCGCTGCTGCGCAAAGGCTGGAACAAGCTGAAACACCGCGGTACGCCGACTGGAACCAACCGACCGGTGCAAGCTGGCTAA
- a CDS encoding GntR family transcriptional regulator: MAKLTLKEQAYQQLRTLILSGEIQSGAQLTENYLVELLQMSRTPIRSALERLTAEGLLNYAPNKGLSLNEPSLQRVVDFFDVRIALEGHIVKKLAARAWQEQDIAWFRSNLAEQEAAMRVHDYAAFSLKDSEFHRQLAILYDNHEIILWMDNLQDKLFQIPLKILRKDHQRIQQAYQEHVQLVEAMLSGASDKALALMVEHLEHGARILVL, from the coding sequence ATGGCGAAGCTGACATTAAAAGAACAAGCCTACCAGCAACTGCGAACGCTTATTTTGAGCGGCGAGATTCAATCGGGGGCGCAATTGACGGAGAACTATCTGGTGGAGCTGCTGCAGATGAGCCGTACCCCGATTCGCTCCGCGCTGGAGCGGCTTACGGCCGAAGGACTGCTCAACTACGCGCCTAATAAGGGGCTTAGCCTGAATGAGCCGTCGCTGCAACGGGTCGTAGATTTTTTTGATGTGCGGATAGCGTTGGAAGGACATATCGTGAAGAAGCTTGCTGCCCGCGCTTGGCAGGAGCAAGATATAGCATGGTTCCGCAGCAACCTTGCCGAGCAGGAGGCGGCGATGCGTGTCCATGATTATGCCGCATTCTCGCTGAAGGATTCCGAATTCCACCGGCAACTGGCTATCCTCTATGACAACCATGAAATTATTCTATGGATGGACAATCTGCAGGACAAGCTATTCCAGATTCCGCTCAAAATATTGCGCAAGGATCATCAACGCATCCAGCAGGCGTACCAGGAGCATGTCCAGCTTGTGGAAGCCATGCTCTCAGGAGCGAGCGACAAGGCACTCGCCCTGATGGTTGAGCATCTGGAGCATGGCGCGCGCATACTTGTTCTGTAG
- a CDS encoding Crp/Fnr family transcriptional regulator encodes MTTFESQVHDTGVRNTSCFSPESLVKLTEIMYDKKWPANTSLYEDGDLADKLYFLKSGSVKITKSSPDGKQIIMCIHQEGDLFGQVDPFQQSTHSFRADTLEDTVIGVIQQRDLEILLWRHGELAVEFMKWMGLMHRVTQTKFRDLMMFGKPGALCSTLIRLTNTYGEQKKDGIWISKKQTHTDLAEMIGATRESVNRMLSDLKTRGVLSYDQQHLVIHDLDYLRDICHCENCPKDICRM; translated from the coding sequence ATGACTACCTTTGAATCGCAGGTTCATGATACAGGAGTACGGAATACATCCTGTTTTTCTCCAGAAAGTCTGGTGAAGCTAACAGAGATTATGTATGACAAGAAGTGGCCTGCCAACACCTCCCTATATGAGGACGGAGATCTTGCAGATAAACTGTATTTTTTGAAATCCGGCAGTGTGAAAATTACAAAATCATCCCCGGACGGCAAGCAGATCATTATGTGCATCCATCAGGAAGGCGATCTGTTCGGCCAGGTTGATCCCTTCCAACAGTCGACCCATTCGTTCCGTGCCGATACACTGGAGGATACGGTGATCGGTGTCATTCAGCAGCGGGATCTGGAAATTCTGCTCTGGCGGCATGGAGAGCTTGCTGTTGAGTTCATGAAATGGATGGGGCTGATGCATCGCGTCACCCAGACGAAATTTCGCGATCTGATGATGTTCGGCAAGCCGGGTGCACTCTGCTCTACCCTGATTCGCCTGACCAACACTTACGGCGAGCAGAAGAAGGACGGCATCTGGATCTCAAAAAAACAGACGCACACCGATCTGGCCGAGATGATCGGGGCTACCCGTGAAAGTGTGAACCGGATGCTTAGCGACTTGAAGACACGTGGCGTGCTGTCGTATGATCAGCAGCACCTGGTCATTCATGATCTGGATTACCTGCGCGATATTTGCCATTGCGAGAACTGCCCCAAGGATATATGCCGCATGTAG
- a CDS encoding DUF2164 domain-containing protein, with translation MHGVKLSREVKQELMRRVQRYFEEERGEQLGELGADQLVEFVLEELGPAIYNHALADARALVLEKAAQIEDELYSLEQHYRPTR, from the coding sequence ATGCATGGAGTGAAGCTGTCCCGTGAGGTGAAGCAGGAATTGATGCGGCGTGTGCAGCGTTATTTTGAGGAGGAGCGGGGCGAGCAACTGGGAGAACTAGGGGCCGACCAACTGGTTGAATTTGTGCTGGAGGAGCTAGGCCCGGCCATCTACAATCATGCGCTAGCGGATGCCAGGGCGCTCGTGCTCGAGAAGGCTGCACAAATAGAGGACGAGCTATACAGCTTGGAGCAGCACTATCGTCCGACCCGATAG
- a CDS encoding GMC family oxidoreductase N-terminal domain-containing protein, whose translation MYDADVIVIGSGGGGAVAAKELAEKGLKVLVLEAGPFYGNKKWPQPNSERGGEWSSSYHDLDVNIYKRIYNRYENNMNDVVSGVFRFGPADRRRSPWHRIQRQRGEIWQLSGVGGTTQHYWSQSPRAFPSAIDGVWPISYAELVPYYEKVEATLPVNFSPTTPKEELFYYGVKKAGWKLNPTLDVVTPGYRPNPNAILPPNENLMNPSYSMEQLNEMEGCNLQGHCMNGCTAGPSVDRIAKRGTLVSYVPLALKTGNVSIRPNSFTIKILTERGPAGALHAVGVRFRDTWTGEIGELTAQTIVMAAGCVESPRLWINSGLPDNGWVGRGLTNHCFDWVGGVFDERDLLNTIGFPAVYPYIGHTSGARVDIPGTGIFQVSCLSPGLMSYLTYGFSEAGYAAFSHPEPDAPWDLRGRVIGPQLKALMENYSRTMTYLLLTDDETRYINRVEVDPLLKDENGPIPVVHYTPSAKTLQRRDRLARYACESLQAAGARTIIRSDTPFAFQLHLESTMRMGYVVDTNCEAYDVKRLFIADNSVHFNGIGGPNPTLTTQALATRTADKIAEIYFS comes from the coding sequence TTGTATGATGCAGATGTGATCGTCATCGGATCGGGCGGCGGGGGGGCCGTAGCCGCCAAGGAGCTGGCGGAGAAAGGGTTGAAGGTGCTCGTGCTGGAGGCCGGCCCCTTCTATGGCAACAAGAAATGGCCGCAGCCCAATAGCGAGCGCGGCGGAGAATGGAGCTCCAGTTATCATGATCTGGACGTCAATATTTACAAACGAATCTATAACCGCTATGAAAATAATATGAATGATGTGGTCTCTGGCGTATTCCGCTTCGGGCCCGCCGACCGGCGCCGCTCCCCCTGGCATCGCATCCAGCGCCAGCGAGGGGAAATATGGCAGTTGTCCGGTGTAGGCGGAACGACGCAGCATTACTGGTCGCAGTCTCCACGCGCCTTCCCGTCCGCTATCGACGGTGTATGGCCGATCAGCTACGCTGAGCTGGTTCCATATTATGAGAAGGTTGAGGCTACACTGCCGGTTAACTTCTCCCCTACTACGCCGAAGGAGGAGCTGTTCTACTATGGTGTAAAAAAAGCCGGCTGGAAGCTGAATCCGACGCTTGATGTCGTGACTCCCGGCTATCGTCCTAATCCGAATGCCATCTTGCCGCCGAATGAAAACCTGATGAACCCAAGCTATTCGATGGAGCAGCTAAATGAGATGGAGGGCTGCAATCTGCAGGGACATTGCATGAACGGCTGTACCGCCGGTCCGTCCGTTGATCGAATCGCCAAGCGCGGCACCCTCGTCAGCTATGTGCCGCTTGCGCTCAAGACAGGCAATGTCTCCATCCGCCCCAATTCCTTCACAATCAAAATATTGACCGAACGAGGCCCTGCCGGAGCACTGCACGCCGTAGGCGTGCGATTCCGAGATACCTGGACTGGAGAGATTGGCGAGTTGACCGCACAGACCATCGTCATGGCCGCGGGCTGTGTCGAGTCGCCACGCCTGTGGATCAACTCCGGCCTGCCCGATAATGGCTGGGTGGGTCGCGGCTTGACGAATCATTGCTTTGACTGGGTGGGAGGCGTATTCGATGAGAGGGATCTGCTGAATACGATCGGCTTTCCCGCTGTCTATCCCTATATCGGACATACATCCGGAGCCCGAGTCGATATTCCTGGAACCGGTATCTTCCAGGTGTCCTGCCTTAGTCCGGGGCTGATGTCTTACCTTACCTACGGATTTAGCGAGGCTGGCTATGCCGCCTTCAGCCACCCGGAGCCGGATGCTCCCTGGGATCTGCGGGGGCGCGTCATCGGCCCGCAGCTCAAGGCGCTTATGGAAAACTACAGCCGCACGATGACCTATCTGCTGCTGACCGACGATGAGACACGCTATATCAATCGAGTTGAGGTTGATCCGCTACTGAAGGATGAGAACGGCCCTATTCCTGTGGTGCACTATACACCCAGCGCCAAGACGCTGCAGCGGCGCGACCGCCTGGCTCGTTATGCATGTGAATCACTCCAGGCTGCCGGAGCACGTACTATCATCCGCTCCGATACCCCATTTGCCTTCCAGCTCCATCTTGAGAGCACGATGCGGATGGGCTATGTTGTCGACACGAACTGCGAGGCCTATGATGTGAAGCGACTATTTATCGCGGATAACAGTGTACACTTCAATGGCATCGGCGGGCCGAACCCGACACTGACCACACAGGCGCTGGCTACCCGCACCGCAGATAAGATAGCGGAGATTTATTTTAGCTGA
- the mobA gene encoding molybdenum cofactor guanylyltransferase, translating into MNITGAILAGGSSDNAPSSRSGAFGTYNGEMLLDRQLAVLNELCEERIVVTDAPKPFLDVLDSKVRLITDYASGSGALGGLHAALHLSTHPLVWALACDMPLVTKDAAVFMAERISGYDAVVPVLNNRLQPWCSIYTKRCAKVASELLHNGMASPLVFLSFIHYKPIHVSEFVSHGIDPSFLYRMSHPHDLLKTKQSQS; encoded by the coding sequence ATGAATATTACTGGAGCGATATTGGCGGGAGGCTCGTCTGACAATGCGCCCTCATCGCGAAGCGGCGCCTTTGGCACCTACAATGGAGAGATGCTGCTGGACCGTCAGCTTGCGGTGCTCAATGAGCTCTGCGAGGAGCGAATTGTGGTGACAGATGCTCCCAAGCCTTTTTTGGATGTGCTGGATTCAAAGGTTAGGCTGATTACGGATTACGCCTCGGGAAGCGGAGCGCTCGGGGGACTTCATGCAGCCTTGCATCTGTCCACCCATCCGCTCGTGTGGGCGTTGGCCTGTGATATGCCGCTGGTGACCAAGGACGCTGCTGTATTCATGGCGGAGCGGATTAGCGGGTATGACGCTGTCGTGCCCGTGTTGAATAATCGGCTGCAGCCGTGGTGCAGCATCTATACGAAACGCTGTGCCAAGGTGGCTTCGGAGCTGCTGCATAACGGGATGGCCTCTCCTCTGGTATTCCTGTCCTTTATTCATTATAAGCCGATTCATGTCAGTGAATTCGTAAGCCATGGCATCGATCCCAGCTTCCTGTACCGGATGAGTCATCCTCATGATCTGCTCAAGACGAAGCAGTCCCAGAGCTGA
- a CDS encoding four-carbon acid sugar kinase family protein encodes MEHNRHHEHGQDGSCGSQEMNSGSRADGLLLAYYGDDFTGSTDVMEALTWNGVRTVLFLEPPTEELLASRFAGIQALGIAGISRSLPPDEMERELVPVFAALARFNSKIVHYKVCSTFDSSPTIGSIGRAMEIGAAAFDDQSVVPLLVGAPSLQRYTVFGQHFAAVGGMAYRLDRHPTMSSHPMTPMDEADLLRHLARQTNRSSALLNILDLEGDSKRLRERLQLRLAEQPGVLLFDVLDQPRLQAAGQLIWELAEQGNRFVVGSSGIEYALAAHWQQQGIVKHGKQPQRQASGGGRASAMLAVSGSCSPVTEAQIRYALDHGFTGIQANVPRLLHPDTAAAERGALLARAESVAAEGGIPLVYTALGSADEQIGLARQQLEQAGLSASDTGRLIGQQLGRLAREFAERHSLPRLLVAGGDTSGYVMRELGIYALEALQPLAPGGPLCVCYAESPQFDGLQLVLKGGQVGQEDFFLRVLQGQ; translated from the coding sequence ATGGAACATAACAGACATCATGAGCATGGACAGGATGGAAGCTGCGGGAGTCAGGAGATGAACAGCGGATCGCGAGCAGACGGGTTGTTGCTGGCCTATTACGGCGATGATTTCACAGGCTCGACGGATGTTATGGAAGCGTTGACATGGAATGGTGTACGTACCGTGTTGTTTCTGGAGCCACCGACGGAGGAGCTGCTGGCGAGTCGATTTGCCGGCATTCAGGCCTTAGGTATAGCAGGCATTAGCCGTTCCTTGCCGCCGGATGAGATGGAACGCGAGCTTGTGCCAGTATTTGCGGCGTTGGCGCGCTTTAACTCGAAGATCGTACATTACAAGGTATGCTCCACCTTTGATTCGTCTCCGACGATTGGCAGCATCGGGCGGGCAATGGAGATTGGGGCGGCCGCGTTCGATGATCAGTCGGTTGTACCGCTGCTTGTCGGCGCTCCTTCATTGCAGCGCTATACCGTATTCGGGCAGCACTTTGCGGCGGTTGGCGGAATGGCCTATCGTCTTGACCGCCATCCAACGATGTCGAGCCATCCGATGACACCGATGGACGAGGCCGATCTGCTGCGCCATCTGGCTCGCCAGACGAACCGCAGCTCGGCGCTGCTTAATATTCTCGATCTGGAGGGCGACAGCAAGCGGCTGCGGGAGAGGCTGCAGCTACGACTCGCCGAACAGCCCGGTGTGCTGCTGTTTGATGTGCTGGATCAGCCGCGCCTGCAGGCTGCGGGGCAGCTCATCTGGGAGCTTGCCGAGCAGGGCAATCGCTTCGTCGTCGGCTCCTCCGGCATCGAGTATGCACTGGCTGCGCATTGGCAGCAGCAGGGAATTGTCAAGCATGGCAAGCAGCCACAACGCCAGGCCAGCGGGGGCGGTCGAGCGTCAGCGATGCTGGCTGTGTCTGGTAGCTGCTCACCTGTGACGGAGGCGCAGATCCGCTATGCGCTCGATCATGGCTTTACTGGCATCCAGGCTAATGTGCCGCGGCTGCTTCATCCAGATACAGCAGCAGCCGAGCGGGGAGCGCTGCTGGCTCGGGCGGAGTCGGTCGCCGCAGAGGGCGGGATACCGCTCGTCTACACGGCGCTCGGCTCTGCCGATGAGCAGATCGGCCTGGCACGGCAGCAACTGGAGCAAGCAGGTCTGTCTGCCTCAGACACTGGACGGCTGATCGGCCAGCAGCTTGGACGGCTGGCACGAGAATTTGCTGAGCGCCATTCATTGCCGCGGCTGCTGGTGGCAGGAGGAGACACCTCAGGCTATGTGATGCGCGAATTAGGCATCTACGCGCTGGAGGCGCTGCAGCCGCTCGCCCCTGGCGGACCACTGTGCGTCTGCTATGCGGAGAGTCCGCAGTTCGACGGCTTGCAGCTTGTACTCAAGGGCGGACAGGTTGGTCAGGAGGATTTCTTCCTGAGAGTGCTGCAGGGACAATAG
- a CDS encoding FAD:protein FMN transferase, giving the protein MERLSEIVFRSMNTTIEVQLIFDRNGNHNTEEIANLCRRWFDDCEHRFSRFLPQSELNRLNRGSGSWMMVSDNLLDLLAAAERYRKLTGSLFHPGIRNALEASGYSRSFEHAAEFWRQPLAAQPQRPAALDLSMSPYELDTAMKAVRLKEGMSLDLGGIAKSWTAWQLGRWLQRSRNIPVVLINAGGDAALWQSPASQELARFAIRSPWAEDESIGEVAMTHGAVATSSTRGRRWRMGMEEKHHLIDPRSGKSSHSAIVQATVAGADLTACEIWAKVLCIAGAEQGLELMQRHAPGYEAMLVAADGTNQFHGRAEFTNFRWHGCADGASS; this is encoded by the coding sequence ATGGAGCGGCTCTCCGAAATCGTGTTCCGCAGCATGAACACAACCATCGAGGTGCAGTTGATCTTTGATCGCAATGGCAACCACAACACCGAGGAAATCGCCAACCTGTGCCGCCGTTGGTTCGACGACTGCGAGCATCGGTTCAGCCGCTTTCTCCCGCAGAGCGAGCTGAACCGGCTGAACAGAGGCTCAGGCTCCTGGATGATGGTGTCGGACAACCTGCTTGACCTGCTGGCGGCTGCGGAACGCTACCGCAAGCTTACCGGCAGCCTGTTCCATCCCGGAATTCGCAACGCGCTCGAGGCGTCTGGCTACAGCCGCTCCTTCGAGCATGCCGCCGAATTCTGGCGGCAGCCTCTCGCAGCACAGCCCCAGCGTCCCGCGGCACTTGACCTCAGCATGTCTCCATATGAGCTCGATACGGCCATGAAGGCGGTGCGTCTTAAGGAGGGGATGAGCCTTGATTTGGGCGGAATCGCCAAGAGCTGGACAGCTTGGCAGCTTGGCCGATGGCTGCAGCGGTCACGCAATATACCCGTTGTACTCATCAATGCGGGAGGAGATGCCGCCCTCTGGCAATCGCCAGCAAGCCAGGAGTTGGCGCGCTTTGCTATCCGCTCGCCCTGGGCAGAAGACGAGAGCATCGGCGAGGTGGCGATGACGCATGGCGCGGTCGCGACCTCCTCAACAAGGGGACGGCGATGGAGGATGGGGATGGAAGAAAAGCATCATCTCATCGATCCCCGCTCTGGCAAGTCTTCGCACAGCGCCATCGTACAGGCCACTGTCGCCGGAGCCGATCTGACTGCATGCGAAATCTGGGCCAAGGTGCTCTGCATCGCCGGAGCAGAGCAAGGCCTGGAGTTAATGCAGCGGCACGCGCCAGGCTATGAAGCGATGTTGGTTGCAGCGGATGGGACGAATCAATTCCACGGGCGGGCAGAGTTCACCAACTTTCGTTGGCACGGCTGTGCTGACGGCGCTTCATCATAG
- a CDS encoding ferric reductase-like transmembrane domain-containing protein produces MIDWILTWPTWQITRTLGIAAYLLLFAGMSLGLLYGYPFAKGSLKTTLYAWHSRLTGLGTILALLHAAVLVVDTYTPFTWTELLIPFMAHDKPLWYGLGTMALYGMLALLLTSDLRPTIKRSVWLAIHMLAYPIYVAALIHGVMAGTDSEHPLMQWVYITTLLATLVLAAGRAFIRSRATKGSSAAPTARTAPARKF; encoded by the coding sequence ATGATAGACTGGATTCTAACATGGCCGACCTGGCAAATTACCCGCACGCTCGGCATCGCTGCCTACTTGCTGTTGTTTGCCGGGATGTCACTCGGCTTGCTGTACGGCTACCCCTTTGCCAAGGGCTCACTCAAAACGACGCTATACGCTTGGCATTCACGCCTGACCGGGCTGGGCACCATACTGGCTCTTCTGCATGCTGCCGTGCTGGTCGTCGATACGTACACTCCCTTCACATGGACAGAGCTTCTGATTCCGTTCATGGCTCATGACAAGCCGCTCTGGTACGGCCTCGGCACGATGGCGCTGTATGGCATGCTGGCACTGTTGCTAACTTCGGATCTCAGACCCACTATCAAACGGTCGGTATGGCTCGCCATTCACATGCTTGCTTACCCGATATATGTCGCCGCACTCATCCATGGTGTCATGGCGGGCACCGACTCCGAGCATCCGCTTATGCAATGGGTCTATATAACAACCTTGCTCGCAACTCTCGTGCTGGCTGCAGGGCGGGCCTTCATCCGCAGCCGTGCCACTAAAGGAAGCTCCGCTGCCCCGACTGCCCGAACCGCTCCGGCTAGGAAATTCTGA